In one Methyloterricola oryzae genomic region, the following are encoded:
- a CDS encoding bacteriohemerythrin — protein sequence MTLITWTKEQFGTSVSVTDSEHQTLFNMLNDLHSSVAGGNRAVVGKNLDTLIDFVVKHFKTEEDLMQANAYPDFTAHKAEHDKLVNTCADVQKKFHAGEIEITADTTAFVKDWLVSHIPAIDMRYGPYLNGKGVS from the coding sequence ATGACGTTAATCACCTGGACAAAAGAACAGTTTGGCACCAGCGTTTCCGTGACCGACAGCGAGCACCAGACTCTTTTCAACATGCTCAACGACCTGCATTCCTCGGTGGCCGGCGGCAACCGTGCGGTGGTAGGCAAGAATCTGGATACCCTGATCGACTTCGTGGTGAAGCACTTCAAGACCGAGGAAGACCTGATGCAGGCCAATGCCTACCCGGACTTCACCGCTCACAAGGCCGAGCACGACAAACTGGTGAACACCTGTGCTGATGTGCAGAAGAAGTTCCATGCCGGCGAGATCGAAATCACCGCGGATACCACCGCCTTCGTGAAGGATTGGCTGGTGAGCCATATCCCGGCCATCGACATGCGCTATGGTCCCTATCTGAACGGCAAGGGCGTTTCCTGA
- a CDS encoding fructosamine kinase family protein yields the protein MTDPAFIRSIESSIAQATGENFRIVKTTSAGGGCINSAYRLLGENRSYFVKVNAQNLLPMFEAEAAGLREIIATGTVKAPEPVCHGVAGGQAYLVMEYLDLGSGRGTVGRVLGEQLADMHRVPQPYFGWHRDNTIGSTHQPNEPGDDWTTFWAEHRLGFQLELAARDGYGGRLQRNGEKLVEKLPALFDGYTPQPSLLHGDLWGGNWGSAGQGQPAIFDPACYYGDREADIAMTELFGGFGGDFYAAYRGAFPLDAGYGTRKILYNLYHILNHLNLFGGSYLGQAESMIDRLLSGLR from the coding sequence ATGACCGACCCAGCCTTCATACGATCCATTGAGAGCTCCATCGCCCAAGCCACTGGCGAAAACTTCCGGATCGTCAAGACCACATCCGCGGGCGGGGGCTGCATCAACAGCGCCTATCGCCTGCTGGGCGAGAACCGCAGCTACTTCGTCAAGGTCAACGCCCAGAACCTGCTGCCCATGTTCGAGGCGGAGGCCGCGGGTCTCAGGGAAATCATCGCCACCGGCACCGTCAAGGCGCCCGAACCCGTATGCCATGGCGTCGCCGGCGGGCAAGCCTACCTAGTGATGGAATACCTCGACCTGGGCAGCGGACGCGGAACGGTGGGGCGAGTCCTGGGAGAGCAGCTCGCAGACATGCACCGAGTGCCGCAGCCTTATTTTGGTTGGCATAGGGACAATACTATCGGTTCTACCCACCAGCCGAACGAGCCCGGCGATGACTGGACAACTTTCTGGGCCGAGCACAGGCTGGGCTTTCAACTCGAACTGGCCGCCCGTGACGGCTACGGAGGGCGCCTTCAGCGCAACGGCGAAAAACTGGTGGAAAAGCTACCCGCTTTGTTCGACGGCTACACGCCGCAACCCTCGTTGTTGCATGGCGACCTGTGGGGGGGCAATTGGGGCTCCGCCGGGCAGGGACAGCCCGCCATCTTTGATCCGGCCTGCTACTACGGAGACCGAGAGGCGGACATCGCCATGACGGAATTGTTCGGTGGTTTCGGCGGCGATTTCTACGCCGCCTACCGCGGGGCCTTTCCCCTGGATGCCGGCTACGGCACGCGCAAGATCCTCTACAACCTGTATCACATCCTCAATCACCTGAACCTGTTCGGCGGCAGCTACCTGGGTCAAGCCGAATCCATGATCGACCGCCTGCTCTCCGGACTGCGCTAG
- the argH gene encoding argininosuccinate lyase: protein MTSANKSWGGRFSEATDEFVQQFTASVDFDQRLAAFDIEGSIAHATMLERIGVLNEKECKAIVDGLSDIREQIARGDFHWAVQLEDVHMNVEARLTDRIGDAGKKLHTGRSRNDQVATDVRLYLRAEIDVISAELIRLQTALIDLAEREADAIMPGFTHLQVAQPITFGHHMLAWNEMLARDRERLADCRKRVNVMPLGAAALAGTSYPLDREFTAQLLGFARPCANSLDAVSDRDFAIEFGACASLIMMHLSRFSEELILWTSAQFGFIDLPDAFCTGSSIMPQKKNPDVPELVRGKSGRVFGHLFALLTLMKGQPLAYNKDNQEDKEPLFDTVDTLKGCLRAFADMMPHVKPRRSVMLEAAKQGFATATDLADYLVRQGVPFRDAHEIVGKAVRIGVETRRDLAELTLEELQALSSSIGDDVYSVLTLEGSVAARDVLGGTAPKRVREAAAKARQSLQD, encoded by the coding sequence ATGACCAGCGCAAACAAATCTTGGGGCGGCCGCTTCAGTGAGGCCACGGACGAATTCGTGCAGCAGTTCACCGCCTCCGTGGACTTCGACCAGCGCCTGGCGGCCTTCGATATCGAAGGCTCCATCGCCCATGCCACCATGCTGGAGCGGATCGGCGTGCTAAACGAGAAGGAATGCAAGGCCATCGTCGATGGGCTGAGCGATATCCGCGAGCAGATCGCCCGGGGCGACTTCCATTGGGCGGTGCAACTGGAAGACGTGCACATGAACGTGGAAGCGCGTCTCACCGACCGTATCGGCGATGCCGGCAAGAAGCTGCACACGGGACGCTCGCGGAACGATCAGGTGGCGACGGACGTCCGCCTATATCTGCGCGCCGAGATCGACGTCATCAGCGCCGAATTGATACGCCTGCAGACGGCTCTTATCGACCTGGCGGAACGCGAAGCCGACGCCATCATGCCCGGCTTCACCCACCTGCAGGTGGCCCAACCCATCACCTTTGGGCACCACATGCTGGCCTGGAACGAGATGCTGGCGCGCGACCGCGAACGGCTCGCCGACTGCCGCAAGCGTGTCAACGTCATGCCCTTGGGCGCCGCCGCCCTGGCCGGCACCAGCTATCCGCTGGACCGGGAGTTCACCGCGCAGTTGCTGGGATTCGCGCGGCCCTGCGCCAATTCCCTGGATGCGGTCAGTGACCGTGACTTCGCCATCGAGTTCGGCGCCTGCGCCAGCCTGATCATGATGCATCTCTCGCGCTTCTCGGAGGAACTGATCCTCTGGACCAGCGCCCAGTTCGGCTTCATCGACCTGCCCGACGCCTTCTGCACCGGCTCCTCCATCATGCCCCAGAAGAAGAACCCGGACGTGCCGGAACTGGTGCGGGGCAAGTCGGGCCGTGTCTTTGGGCATCTGTTCGCCCTGCTCACCCTGATGAAGGGCCAGCCGCTGGCCTACAACAAGGACAACCAGGAAGACAAGGAACCGCTGTTCGACACCGTCGACACCCTGAAAGGCTGTCTGCGCGCATTCGCCGACATGATGCCCCACGTCAAGCCGCGCCGCAGCGTGATGCTGGAAGCCGCCAAGCAGGGCTTCGCCACGGCGACCGACCTCGCGGATTATCTGGTGCGCCAGGGCGTACCATTCCGCGATGCCCATGAAATCGTCGGCAAGGCGGTGCGCATCGGCGTCGAAACAAGACGCGACTTGGCGGAATTGACGCTGGAGGAACTGCAGGCGCTGTCTTCAAGCATCGGCGATGACGTCTATAGCGTGCTGACCCTGGAGGGTTCCGTCGCCGCCCGCGACGTTCTTGGTGGCACCGCGCCGAAGCGCGTGCGGGAAGCGGCGGCCAAGGCGCGCCAGTCCCTACAGGATTGA
- a CDS encoding CstA-like transporter-associated (seleno)protein → MKKGWLRLWRALRRLSGDDAYERYLAHWHEEHADTGKAPLSRSEFFRAEQERKWSGIKRCC, encoded by the coding sequence GTGAAGAAGGGCTGGCTTCGGTTATGGCGCGCGCTCAGGCGACTGAGCGGGGACGACGCCTATGAGCGCTATCTCGCGCACTGGCACGAGGAGCACGCGGATACCGGAAAGGCCCCGCTCAGCCGCAGCGAGTTCTTTCGCGCGGAGCAGGAGCGGAAATGGAGCGGGATCAAACGCTGTTGCTGA
- a CDS encoding histidine phosphatase family protein, which translates to MITEERVTTLIDLMRHGEPVGGSRYRGQMDDPLSATGWEQMRAAVGNRHPWEVVVSSPLGRCLAFAEELRDRHGIPLEIEPRLQELGFGSWQGKTRDEISRYDPGLLQRFYRDPMNNRPEDAEGLADFRERIQSAWNEILNRHAGKHILMVCHAGVIRMVLALILDIPLSNLFRIKVASAGITRIECLEQGEEFLGQLVFHGGSL; encoded by the coding sequence GTGATCACCGAGGAGCGAGTCACCACCCTGATCGACCTGATGCGTCATGGCGAGCCAGTGGGAGGGAGCCGCTACCGGGGTCAGATGGATGACCCCCTGAGCGCGACAGGCTGGGAACAAATGCGAGCGGCCGTGGGAAACCGTCACCCCTGGGAAGTGGTCGTGAGTTCCCCGCTGGGCCGTTGCCTGGCCTTCGCGGAGGAACTGCGCGACCGCCACGGAATTCCACTGGAGATTGAGCCGCGGCTGCAGGAATTGGGCTTCGGGTCCTGGCAGGGCAAGACCCGGGACGAAATCAGCCGCTACGATCCCGGCCTGCTGCAGCGCTTCTACCGCGACCCCATGAATAACCGGCCCGAGGACGCCGAAGGCCTGGCGGATTTTCGCGAGCGCATCCAGTCAGCCTGGAACGAAATCCTCAATCGCCACGCCGGCAAGCATATCCTGATGGTTTGCCATGCGGGCGTCATTCGCATGGTGCTGGCCCTGATCCTCGACATACCGCTGTCCAACCTTTTCCGCATCAAGGTGGCATCGGCGGGCATCACCCGCATCGAATGCTTGGAGCAAGGCGAGGAATTTCTCGGCCAACTGGTCTTTCATGGCGGCAGCCTGTAA